TTTTAGGTATCCTGGGGTGCAAAATCCCCGGATTTTTGGATGAAAAAGAAATATTTCACGCCATCTTACGGCAAATGGTAAAAACCTCCCAGGCCCGGATCGGAATATTACTAACCATAGAAGAAGAACGCAGACAATTTGTCTTTTCTGGTGCTCAGGGGATCCATCTTTCGGAACAAACTGTGGAGAGTTTTGCCTGGTCGCTTAGGACCATGCAGGGGAAACTCAAAGAGGGATATGAAAAACCACAATTATTTACTAGTGCTGAGATTGCAAGACGAAACGACTTCATATTTGAGCGGTCCATGGGATTTCAATCGCTTTTTTATCAGCCGCTGGGCATTGAAGGGCATGTATTCGGTGCCGTCCTGCTGGGCAACCGGGAAGCGCGCGTAAATTTTTCCAGCGAGGATATGCGCCGGATCAAAGCATTGCTACCCATTGTTTGCACTGAGATGGAACGCATCTGGCTCTATCGCGAGTTACAAAGTATGGCCATTAATATGATTCATGCGTTTGCCAGTGCGATTGAGGCCAAGGACACCTTTACGCGCGGGCACTCGGAGCGGGTGACGAAATTTTCCGTAGAGATGGCCCGGCTTTTAGGGTGGAAGAAAAAAACCCGGGAAGTTTTGCGAATGTCTTCCATCATGCATGATATTGGCAAGATCGGGGTCCCGGAAAGTATTCTCACCAAACCAGGAAAACTCACGGCACAGGAATACGCGGTGATTAAGCGTCATCCTGAAAATGGCGCAGAAATTGTGGGTAAAATTCCACAGATGCTGCAAACCCTTCCGGGAATTTTATGTCACCACGAACGGTATGACGGCAAAGGATATCCGCAGGGGATTGGCGGTAAGGATATTCCTGAATTCGGACGTCTTATCGCGGTGGCCGATGCTTTTGAT
This genomic stretch from bacterium harbors:
- a CDS encoding HD domain-containing protein encodes the protein MASNPQEELKRMNKRKYKQLLSAHDPEKILGILGCKIPGFLDEKEIFHAILRQMVKTSQARIGILLTIEEERRQFVFSGAQGIHLSEQTVESFAWSLRTMQGKLKEGYEKPQLFTSAEIARRNDFIFERSMGFQSLFYQPLGIEGHVFGAVLLGNREARVNFSSEDMRRIKALLPIVCTEMERIWLYRELQSMAINMIHAFASAIEAKDTFTRGHSERVTKFSVEMARLLGWKKKTREVLRMSSIMHDIGKIGVPESILTKPGKLTAQEYAVIKRHPENGAEIVGKIPQMLQTLPGILCHHERYDGKGYPQGIGGKDIPEFGRLIAVADAFDAMTGTRPYRNELSMNTALEELRRHRGTQFDPEMVDVFLQAYYTGIIP